The Montipora foliosa isolate CH-2021 chromosome 1, ASM3666993v2, whole genome shotgun sequence DNA segment CAAGTGATCCCGTAATGCCGAAATTAAAGTACTGACAGGCACGACGACTCCATCGTTTGCCAAAGTCAAGACCCCACCAATTTGGGACATCAAAATGCAGCGTCATAACGCAGCTGTCAACAAAGTAAATCATGATCGAACTCACGCAAGTTCTGTCATTTTTTAGAGCACAGCCGTCATCGGGGTGAAAAATCGCGGCGAATGTGTGAACATTCAGATGAACATTTTTGGTATTGGTCGTACGAGGAGCACTCTTGTCaaggttgttttgtttgtttgggtTAGGAAAGAAGATGATATCGATAGGGATGTTCTTAATGTTATGAAAAGGGTGGAAGATATCGTATTAACAACAAAAAACGAAGGAGCTCACTGTTAGGGGGAGAATAGATAATCCTGTGCCGAAAGCTACATGTGACATTCAACAAGCATCAGAAATTAAGCTTCTAGGTATAATTTCCATTCTAATCCCACTAAAATTGGGACGCACAATTTGACATGCTTCTTGGCAAGGCAGCCAAACGCTTTTATATTCTATTCATTTGCAAACTGTACGGTTATTCTCTGGATGCTTTGGATTATCTTTTCAAATCACTATTTATCTCCGTGTGATATTATGATtggttaatatttgaaagaggCCATCCCTGTTAATGACTAGTAAGGATAAGTGACAAGCAAGTCTGGAAAGCTGTAACGAAGGAAGATAGTCAACTGTTTGAATTATTACCTGCAAGTGGGTCAAGGGTTTTGCGCTTGCGCGGTCATCCTTTTGTTCTACTGAAGATTAAAATTGAAGCTTTCTGGTTTTTTGACAGTTTTGTGAAatagcggacatatttctgaaagcaccggacgTGACTTTTTTTGGCGCCGCAAGGCGTCTTGCGAGCGCCGAAGACCAGAGCTACTAGTGGGGTCTGGGGGCTTACTCCTCAGGAAATTTCTTTAATAGAACactcagaaacgctgtttccagggtttctggaacccaagaatcagtttctcaggcaaggctggagttcactcaaattctctttagaaagtaaataaaaaatatataataataaagaatGAAACAAACCTCTCAAATATTGGCATGAAAGTACCGGAAATGGAATGGAAAACGACCGGAAGAAACGTCCggcctccggcctcaaacgaaaaccctgagCTTTAAGAATATTTTTATCAATCGCATGAAAGTTAGAAAAttcgaggcaaatgaaaggtatagcCAATATACAGGAGACAGGAACACATACCGTAtatttttacctttcgacacacccatccgaaaaattggtttttgctcTGAgctggactcgaacccacgcctccctgattactagtcaaacatgctaagccactacaccatcaaggccaccacgctggcaacgcagcagattaatgaggtGACTTAGCAGCGTGAGGATCCCTTGGGCCCAACTTTCCTTCACTTGAGTGTGTATCCTTGAACCCACGCAGTTACCAGCGTggtagccttgatggtgtagtggcttagcatgcccaactagtaatcagggaggcgtgggttcgagtccccgctcagggcaaaaaccaatttttcggatggatttttaaaggtaaaaatgcacggtatgtTTTCCTGTCTCCTGTATATTTTATCAATCGCTGTTACTAGAAAACCGCTTTGTGGTAAAGTCATacgacaacattgacaacaacacgaacaaacaagcaaatgagaacgttgcgtgactgcgtggCGACCATCTTGGAACTGTTGATCTGTTGTTGGGTTTTTAGGAAGTAACGATTACAATGCGATTTAAACAAAGTGTGGAGCTCAgggagtcttcagtgtctctggcagttggcgtatattcGATAAACTCCAATTACGAAAATTTTCGAAatttttcgaaaaacaaactccgattcAAGTTTTCGGAAAGACAAACTCAGATTCTCCcaaaaaccaacttcgatttaaaaaaaactaggatgtcccttaagagctttcataatttttttctccatcaTAAATGAAGGATAGATACcggtcattcgaaaataacagtacagggGAATtgaacgacaaaaattgaaacaaaagagacaacccgaccccgaccccgacacCGTTTTGGCTACCACCCATATCGCGCACGTGGGTATGAGTCAGCGGGATCTTGTCTTTCGCACACAAGGTAGATAACCATTTTAACGCGATCCAAGTAAAAGAAAGTTTCCTATGATATTCTCCACGGTTATTCCAGCACTCCATTCTTTCTTTCATGACACTGAATTCATTGTActgacccttttttttttttttctcgtgatTCTTGAGGTTCCATTGCCAGTACGTCCCTTACGGCACCCTATAGTCCTACTTGTTTGACTTGTGAAACAATACGGTCTGTTCATGTGCATAGCCAGGAAATGCTTTCAAGCAACATTGCATTGGGAAGGGGGTCATACAATTCTTTAAAATCGGCCAAGAATTGCTTCACTATTTTGCGACTACTGGGATAGAGAAATTCAGTTGATTCTTATAGCATCATTTAATTAAAGACTGACTCCTTCTTCTGAATACCAAGAATCGACAAGACGACTTGTAAATTTCGGATCAATCCGTTTTTGTTCCATACCGAAAATGAAAGCCCAAATGCCAAATGATTTTCCCCTGGGTTTTGAGAAGTTTTCAACAGTATCTTTCTCTAAAACTTCATGAAAGATGTTGTGAACCAGTTTACCTAACGGTTTCTGaacaaaaaatgtatttcaTCTGGGATAAAATCGGTATATATAGTGGAATATCGGAATTAAGTGGTTCTCCAAGTGCTTATCTAAGTCAACGGTTCTCCTTCTCCGAGGGAGAAGTTGACTTGAGACAGGGAAAATTGCTTAGCTCCCACTGCGAAGAATTGAAACGACAGCGATTACAACGAGGAAACCGCGGCCTTTgcacaaccccccccccccccccaatccccCACACCCACCCGTTAAACCCTCTCTTCATAGTAATAAGTATAAGTAATCGCATGGGTCTAAGGTCAATTAAGAATTGATTTTATGcgtgttttcaaagttttcacaaaattgcccgagtcgcacattgcgattacgggtttgttgaagcatattttataatattttcaTGATCGTTTAATTGTATGCAGAGTGTTGTAATGCACGGTGCTTAAGAGCTTAGATAGGAAATTGAAACGTTCAAACCAAATTGTGTCACAAACAACCTCGTCCCTCTCAGTTAATTTAAGTAACTTTCCAAAGAGAAAATGCATTAGGCGACGGCCGAATTTCCGCCGATGTTGTTGGAAAGACGAGGACCGTCTTAGCGGCTCTTTCTTATAAAGTTGTAATACCGACCATGTAAGTTCTCTTAATTAACGTAATTATCTGTAGTGTTAGTTTTCCAGCGGTTAGCTCGCACGGGTTAGCATAAAGGACAGCGGAAACTTCGGTTTCCGTTGCCATCAGTTTATCTAACAATTTAATTAACTCGAATTTAGCTAGGCTGAAGTATCTTCCGCAAGTATTTACCACAAGCTTTTCCGCCTTTGTTGTTGAGAGTGTTAGGATCACGTTTGTGTAACTTTTCAAGCTCTCTGACCAATCATAGCTAAACAAGAGCATATATAAACGCCAGTTTTTGAGAGAGCTAGAGAGAGTTGGCTGCCGgcaacggcagagtgctgaaTTTCTACGCAGAATAAAGTTGAAAAGCCGAAGCTGTGTGTACAAATTCTGTCCCGTTCACTAAtgccgcgacaaatgacaatcaactttACACGCTTTCATTCGGTCAAAGCTCAATTCCATAAATCGtgaaatagcgcttaaaatgtaTTATATGCGTGAAAAAAGGCAGTTTCATCAGAGAcagaatctggaagaagattctcttgtacctgcgcttgctctggataagcaactgttaaccaatcaggatcaagtaatcatgtcctcgtgattaccaaaaatgccctccgtcCTAGCACAATCAGCATTAAGAGGGCAATGTCACGGATTGTTAGTAAATATGGCATAAGCATCGTTAAGTGTTTTGGAATATGCGTAGCCAAGTTTAAATGAATGCCAACTttaaaacgtcgggccgacgttTTCGAATCTTAGATGAACTCCGTAGTAACTTAGTGTCGCtccgttttcttttaaaaattaatcgATTTTTATCTCACTGCGGTGATCCAGGAGcaatttaagaatgaaaaagtCACTGAAAATTGATTGAGTAAATTTATAGTAAGATTCCATGACACTGCCCCACGTgcgataataatttatttaataacccaagttattcacggattttgattggttcttgcctatgatctattagaggacagacgcacgattgacgtcaccatcagcttttatgcgaataaagtttaattctttattatataaaacaaatagattccatgtagccgtgggtctgttcagtaatagatcacagaagacgtcaaaatgtggtaagaacatcagtgacacactcggctatcgcctcgtgtgccacttttttgttcttaccacattttgacgtcatctgtgatctattactgaacagacgcacagcaatatggaatctatttgttaaataattaacaattattccataagcgtgCTTTGGATATGAGacggtaaatagccaacgaggcgcgtaccgccgagttggctataaccagtctcgtatccaacaagcgcgaatggaataattgtcttattaaattccttaaagtggtactacgaccaaaaaaaaaaaatggtttttcctttggatttcaaaactatgttaactaaacactaactcagccaagttttaagttctgattttaaaaagacacctgtttattttagatggaattttcttatttattggtccgccattactaactttaaaatcttgagagagctgggtccaggagaaaatgacgtcaaacactcactagtttaagaatgcaatgcgtgtgtacgcgacCTAACTAACATGCAGCACGGGAgcttcgggctttcagacttttcaaccattgttttgcatatataataaattgcgtttacacgctgaaattttaagctagtgagtaaatgacgtcattttctctagatccaaccctctgaggtccaatcggccagttttgaacgtgagtaatggcggaccatgaaatccaaaacttacactcaaaataaacagcctttggataaaactcaaagctcaaaattttgccagttatgtgttaagcgaacacgctttcaaaatctgaaggaaaaaaggaaatgattttttgatcatagtaccactttaaactttaaaagtttggaagtacgaaatacaagcgaaaagagggagaaaatcctagcgaaatcgaagaaacttgatgaagattATGCCAGACCATTGATGAAGATCATGCCAGACCATTGCcagattaaatttatttaaaggCGCCCAATTATGTTTTTTAACGTTAAAGTTTAAAGATGCGAGGTTGTGTAATGCCTTGTGGTCAGACACGCAGGCTcatcaaaaaaacatttctcacCTTTTCGCGTacctctaagcttcgaaattgatccaaactttccattggattcgctctgacgaagggctaacgctcgaaacgtcagcttttagaatctctgtacggtggtcaatttacattatcaactccgttgataaaccaaatttccATAACAACGTTTTCTTTTGCCTTATACCaggagaaatttcgctttctggcgtaaaagcttttagtttagcaacgctaagcgcaatcgtTTACCATAtgaggtcaaactaaggtatatgagctgtaaccgagattgagtgaaccaatcaaagcacgagaattgcattatccgagattgagaatttaataataatatctaGTAGTGATTAAGGATCAGTGAGGCGAGTTCGATTCCTGTTTTGTGATCGACGAGGCATTTTTAAGTAGCTTTACATTTTGGGGAAAATCGTTTTGTACCCTTTTCTAGAATTTCCTCAATAAAGAAGGTACTACACTATAAGTATTTTGACTGTTATCTTGTTGctcataattttattaaaaatagTTATCGGGGAATACATGTGTTATttgacaattattccatgagtgcgcaTTGGATACGAGATTATAATCAGCTCATATCCAATAAGcacaaatggaataattgtttcagtaTATACTTTACCATTAAAACATTAAGGTAAACATTTCTGTTGTTGTAACATGATCTTAAAACGCAAAATTATCAACAGCGAACATTACGAGCTTTGGAACGTCACAGTTTTGTAGCATTGGTTATGTTTATGCCGaactttgtggctttctttgtaACCTCCGGGATGGCATTGTCGAAAAGTTGCTGTATTTTCGAGGAAGACACTTATCCAAACCTGttgttttcagccattttgcCGGAACAAAACTTAAACTTCGCGCCGAAATGTTTTGACACACTGACACTTGGCGCACTGCTTTCCAAAACCTCGGTTATTCGCTGATAACCGACCGGGATTTCgcgagccaatcagaaagctagaaatgcaataacAGGGGGTTGAGTGTTTACTAAAATGCAATATCagcacaggctccccaagctgaaaatacgtggtgtatgcgacagtttgtgtatatagagaattacatgggaaaatcaccgatcgtaaaaaaattgtgtaaataactatctcatttgaaataaagttttcctacctcaaatgtgtgacgaacgtgtctcttttgccgagtttagagccattctgacgctgTTTAGtgaccactccatccatcgctggccagacctcactccacaaatcgttttctcctcaacaggaaaagtcccgaattgcaataaaaacaacagttctataaagcccaataaatttcactccaaatacgtgtgtttcggcggccgaaagactcgtgacgaacgaaaactttgccttaaaattcacctcttcggctttcctcagaggcttgtgaccgggatggcgacaacggaaactcgcaagatggtttcagcctcaactctgattggtccatttgaatttgaccgcgcgctggcaacacgaccgatgttgacttgtgaccgggcagtaaCAAATTTGAGGTAGgcaaactttatttcaaatgagatagttatttacacaatttttttacgatcggtgattttcccatacaattctctatatacacaaactgtcgcatacaccacgtattttcagcttggggagcctgtgataCCAGTAGCCTTTCTCGCTGGGTAGCCAGACAGTGCGACTCCCCCACGTGTGCAGCACCGGGTATTGCCGAACGGTCGTCCATCCAAGTATTAACCTCGTCCAACTTCTCTTAGGCAAGCCATAACACTATATCACATGAGATCAAGGTTATTTGTGCCAgaacaagatggcgtccaaatgCTGAAATCGTATGGCACCACAATCGATACCCGATAACGTTATTATATCACTTCAGGATATCTCTATTTAcaaaatctatttacaaaattattattaacacgtaataaaaatcaaaaatgtattattaaaaATGCTAGAATCGAaggaaaaagctgaaaacaacaaaatcaattatTAAAACAAGATATTTTGCCGCATGGCAACATCGCGATTGGCTAGCAAATGTTCACTTTTATCGGTTATCCTATTAAAGATTTCTCCCGACAATTTCCAGAATCCATTAGGCGAATCAGGTTTAGATGACTTAAAGAGGTCAAGACCAGCCTTAAAGGCATTAATACTTGTTGAATTTCGCACGCGTAGTGGCAACTGGTTCCAATATGCAATAACTCTATTGCTGAAGAAGTCATGCGCTGATCTTAATGGATGGTGAGAAGTGACATTAAGATTACGAGTTATAAGCTGTATTTGTCCCAAACATATTGTGACCATAGTCCACAAAACCGTTGATTATTTTGAAAGTCTCGATCAAGTCACCACGCATTCGACGTTCCAGTAAAGTCGTTAATCTAAGACACTGTAACCTTTGACGATAAGGGAGTAGACCCATGCCCTCAACTATCCTCGTAAACTGTCTTTGGCAGTCCTCAATTTCCATTATAATGCCCCAGTTTCCGTGTCTTGCGGTTGGGGCCCAAACCTGCACTGCATATTCCAAATGGGGTCTGACAAAAGCTTTGTAAAATGTTATCAGCACTTCTGGTTTCCTAGATACAACATTTCTAATGATCCATGACgtcatttgttttgcttttcggATCATTCTTCGTAATTGTTCCTGCCAACAAATGGTATCACCAGCTGAAACAACCACTCCTAGATCTCTTTCCTTTTCAAGCACTTGCAAGCGTGTATGGCCCATCATGTAGTTATTTTTAGGGTTGTCTTTACCAATATGCAAAACGCTGCAATTTCATTTGCCACACGTCAGCCCAATGGGATAAGCAGTGTAAGTCCGACTGAATGGTTGTAGGTGATCGTGCGTTTCCTATTAACTTTGAGTCATCGGCAAATAACGTGGTTGTATTTGTTGTGATAGCAGGCATGTCattaataaacaaaagaaacaacaagggCCCCAAAACGGAACCTTGAGGCACTCCAGATAATACGGATTCCCATGTGGATAATTTGTCGCCTACACGGACTGCCATTGTTCTACCAGTAATAAAATTACGAATAATGTTGTTACATTGGCCGGTTATCCCATATGCTTTTAACTTCAACAGGAGTCGCTCATGTGGAACTTTATCGAACGCTTTCTGAAAGTCCAAGTAGACTAGGTCTACTACATCCCCATCCTCTAAAATAGCATTGATCTCATGCACTGTTTCCAAAAGATTAGAAAGACACGACTTGCCGTGGACAAAGCCGTGTTGGTATGGGCTCAGGTTGTCACGTACGTGGGTGTAGAGATGTCTATAAAGTAATTTCTCGAATACTTTGCATAAAATGCAAGTAAGAGAAATAGCTCTATCCTATGTCCCGAGGGACATCCGGCGGAACTAACACGATTGGAATGCGTTCTCCTCGAACGCAATAATATCCTGACAGGTTCGTAAGGTCTTATGAATTCCGTCGTGTAACTGGGAGCAGCATCATGCGCTTTGAATGGAACCATCTTGAAAATACCTCCCTGTCCAACAGGAAGCCAATGTAGATTAAAAAGTAAAGCCGTGACATGATCAAATTTACTTGTAAAATGATTGAGTCTTGGAGAACAGTTCAGGACACGTTGTAAGTCGTGCGGACCGCATTTAGCTTAGCTATACAAATGTTAATCACGGTGATCCACCTTGGAGGTGATGAAGGATGAATCACTGGAAAAGAACTTATGGATTTAAAAGATACTACCCAAATGAAAAAAGAGAGCTTGCATACAGCTAGAACATGCGCAAGCCCTTTGGACAACTTGCTATGAGCCGAAAATTGCCCTCGCATCCTTGCGATAAGAGCGACAGGTTACCTAAAAATCTTTATTACTTTGTTACTTTGACCTCTGTTAAGCGGTCGCGGTCACCAGTTGCAAAGTCCCAAACGGGATTTTTTGTATTCTCTTAACCTTCACACGGTGTTTCAAATAATATACCACACGGCATGtgctaaaaccaggaacaccggaacatcacccaattatgggttttaagtggacaaaataaaaaaaatagtcaATTTAATTGTGAAATGTTTCCTATCATGATTTTTCGGCTCAATGCCCTAAAAGGTCCCGCTCGAGCTCCCGCTTTGGTCCTTTTTGGGACTGAATACCCTCAGAGGTATCAAAACCGGTACCTCAAATACCCTCAAAAATACCAGGAGAAATAAGCCCCTTAAGATGTGTTACCGAGTCATACGATGGccggatattgcattgcgtgcaacgaaaacacgaaaactcgtttccggtcaaGCACACAATTTCCCCGGTAATCATcgcgattgcctctgaatgaTGAGATACCGAGTTCTAATCCTACTTGGGCTGCCTTCTCTGAAAAGTGTCTACgaggcaaaaaaaatatttctgggctatgtccctgcaaaggttgaacttacgATATGCAATGTTGAAAAGCGTACCGGGTATTCATGATTTCTGTATtgaatttaactttcattttgcatttacctgttcatccacgtCACGCTTTTGGAATGAAAGGTGCTACATACCACGTACTTTGATTTAAAGCATACCCGAGGTAGCTGCTTCGCCTGTGTATATCTGCCACCTCCCCTCGCACAATTATAGGGTAGGAGGCGGATGTATACAGGCCAGTAGCTGCTATACTTGTGTTTACGAGCAAGTGATCTCCTAGTAATACGcgtacgatgaaatgtggatgacctcggtatATTTTAATCAAATATTTTCgagcaagtttcctcctttttctgcttttaCATAAAATAGACGTATCAGCCTTTTTTCTGTAATTCTGCTCGGTTCTCCTTCTCGTGTACGTCGATGCAAACACTAAACTTCTGCATATCGAGATCTGTATTTCTCCCTTGAAATCGAGTCTTTATTATCATTAACAATCACAGATAACTATACAGCTTTTCAAACCACATCacaattattttctaaagagctgatcatAGTCTCGAtatcaaatcttgtaaaactagaacagaactatattcacaagatggcagtgaacactATCGCTAACATGGCTAGTTAAACAAAGTCTATAAAGACcattacaaaaaaacaaactgtttaacaataaaaaaaaaataaaagaacgcCATAGATGTAAAACTTATTTTCGTAGTCAGTGGTACACTGAGCGTGAGGCTATTTGTTCGTTGTGTCTGTCTTCAGGGGATTTCAATATGACGTCTATGCTCTTTTGttgagttattttctttgtcgctgtcatcttcagagtagttTTCAAAAGTACctgcttattaaagaattagtattttgacttgtattctttcaatagttgcgtccatttcagttaatacatttgagtttcattcagttcgcggaacgactattttcgaagctgacgctcgATATCTTTTAGTGTGGATCTACCGCGGCCTTCGCATGAGTTTTGAGCGCCCCAGGAAGAAAgcgattaagccaacgcaacatcgatcttcagtaatcccacaggcggcccagactcggagagtaaaaattataagatttgtatgagaatctcgATAACAATTTACCCGCAAAattgccggagaagtgtgattttatcggcgagatgtgaggtaagctagaaattactttccagcgctagcctttcctttatttaggtacgagtgacaacccgggaatttgagaagtcgcttaaatcgcattcaatcaggcaaacaacaacacaaaaaccgagaaagtcaccacgacaATTAAGTACAACTTTTTTATTGAGTACTTTTGCAGGTAAATTGTTATggagattctcatacaaatccttacaattTTTTACTTTCCGAGTTTTGGTCCGCCTGTGGTAATCCAAGCAACgcagtccaaaacaaaacagTGCCGCTTTCGATGATCTTATGCTTTGCACTTTGGACGACGTGGTTTGCCTTAACCAATCTAAATATCGCCACGTGCCTTCCATTGTGtattgcccaatcaaaacaccgccacgtgctttctattgtgcattttgctgcagaCGGTAAAGAAAGACTGAAATCTATTATGTTTTATAACTCGGTGCCCTTACGGGCCCGAGTAATGCCTTTTTTGTAATTCACTCACCGTTCTCCGTGTTGGGAGGAACTACCAAGATAGAAATCTGTAACGAAGTTCTGGACAGCCGAAAACCAAAGCGCTTTAAATTGTAAAGCTGACAAACTTCACTCTAATTTTTTGTTGGTCTCTTTCTATGCTCTCCTTCTCAAAGAAGTTATCATTCAGTGCAGTTTTGACCGAGTAAGTAGATTTATCACCGCT contains these protein-coding regions:
- the LOC138010406 gene encoding uncharacterized protein, with the translated sequence MGHTRLQVLEKERDLGVVVSAGDTICWQEQLRRMIRKAKQMTSWIIRNVVSRKPEVLITFYKAFVRPHLEYAVQVWAPTARHGNWGIIMEIEDCQRQFTRIVEGMGLLPYRQRLQCLRLTTLLERRMRGDLIETFKIINGFVDYGHNMFGTNTAYNS